The Halobacterium litoreum genome includes a region encoding these proteins:
- a CDS encoding 16S ribosomal RNA methyltransferase A — protein sequence MTDSRDPDALIRRAGRPDPSFDQHFLVDDRVLDRIPTFAESFDRSHVLEVGAGTGALTDRLLDAADRVTAVERDEGYAAFLREEFADEIAAGDLEIVEGDVLDVDLPDFTCSVSNLPYGVSSETTFRLLPLGKPMVLMYQLEFAERMAAEAGTSEYGRLSVAAQHYADVEVVETVPREAFDPQPRVQSALVRVTPREPDYEVGDEAFFLDFVKALFTQRRKTVRNAIRNTAHISGLSDADAVVAAVDEDVLRQRPGNLDPSAFAALANVALGVEGGDGG from the coding sequence GACCGCGTCCTCGACCGGATTCCGACGTTCGCCGAGTCCTTCGACCGCTCGCACGTCCTCGAAGTGGGCGCGGGGACCGGCGCGCTCACCGACCGCCTGCTCGACGCCGCCGACCGCGTGACGGCGGTCGAACGCGACGAGGGGTACGCGGCGTTCCTGCGCGAGGAGTTCGCGGACGAAATCGCGGCCGGCGACCTCGAAATCGTCGAGGGGGACGTCCTCGACGTGGACCTCCCGGATTTCACGTGTTCCGTGTCGAATCTGCCCTACGGCGTGTCCAGCGAGACGACGTTCCGCCTGCTCCCGCTGGGGAAGCCGATGGTGTTGATGTACCAGTTGGAGTTCGCCGAGCGGATGGCCGCCGAGGCAGGCACCAGCGAGTACGGGCGGCTGTCGGTCGCGGCCCAGCACTACGCGGACGTGGAAGTCGTGGAGACCGTGCCGCGTGAGGCGTTCGACCCGCAGCCGCGCGTACAGAGCGCACTGGTGCGCGTGACGCCCCGAGAGCCGGATTACGAAGTCGGCGACGAGGCCTTCTTCCTCGACTTCGTGAAGGCGCTGTTCACGCAGCGCCGGAAGACGGTGCGGAACGCGATTCGGAACACCGCCCACATTTCGGGGCTGTCGGACGCGGACGCGGTGGTCGCGGCGGTCGACGAGGACGTGCTCCGGCAGCGCCCGGGGAACCTCGACCCGTCGGCGTTCGCGGCGCTCGCGAACGTCGCGCTCGGCGTCGAGGGGGGTGACGGCGGGTGA